A genomic window from Vanessa cardui chromosome Z, ilVanCard2.1, whole genome shotgun sequence includes:
- the LOC124542877 gene encoding CCR4-NOT transcription complex subunit 1 isoform X6, translating to MNLDPLTFSLSQINYLVANLSKKNFKQTSQELSQIVSLYGLEAENQLLRCLLTEAAKTSWDNDRPGTAFSVHATLLAQHLASLLNHPAKSTVVCRTLDHPTRSLQKVLKPANTLLTRLARLLKLTTAQDVAFSLVLRRNSSKPEIVSLAKNHLKKRFLDFVQCYLDAERGHQVERAGLQECSPEVLQTLLTSLAYDNFRLAAVTKDLFLKRLRIDFPREVVPIVLAPLLYPDDTQTPLEEMTTSDDMAAAMMDNSLAEIIRDIGYTFTASVEDCKNNMINFGAREPTAIDIARIISMMVRYHATLPEGPQIQTPGNYWMNHEAKKEAIAHGHPETWNVEIFVQTLKELASNLNWKEVILQLDHQEFIVPDRQGLSLLFTILRLGLQSAGYPANIFPVEYLCRRWTNLEGQMSLITNILKHPDIFSFADHPFHPVSIDLLKSPPETDNKEISTWRCLYLVELLLYASERGYYMQVHELFKFPLQHCPDILILALLQINPPVTVFRQELLTMLIPIFLGNHPNSGIILQHAWHSQNPNIKPIIMHAMADWYIRGESDQSKLSRILDVAQDLKALSLLLNVQSFPFVIDLACLASRREYLKLDKWLTDKIRDHGETFVSAMVKFLQRRCPQVLGKVPDEQLPKAAQLPPETIGTMLACLQLCIPNVQQELQEAIYNVIANCQTLILSKARPGIPGIARPHTRVLETPFNPAGLGGQLFTPHVDAIANLTPNVANMTLGAPANTAFAMPGTLGPLVTAPASPSRLMGAGPNSPFAMMQMQHNPNVANMSALARMPPVPAMDKPRLPDPIHFPEIMHNVSKEIEDEANSYFQRIYNHPPHPTLSIDEVLEMLKKFQDSSNKREREVFSCMLRNLFEEYKFFPQYPDKELHITAQLFGGIIEKGLVPSYVSLGLALRFVLDALRKPEGSKMYYFGIAALDRFKSRLKDYHKYCEHVRAIPHFSEFPPHLVEYIEYGLQSQEPPTKPQGAVLPASLAAMLNQSAVVTVSAPYRAVVCVHNPISVISKVTNCAAGGIGSRPSIANATNIDTLLTATDRDEKINAPPEAIQDKTAFIFNNLSQLNLQTKCEELKEIITDEYYQWLSQYLVMKRASIELNFHALYSNFLDVLKIREINKMVTKETYRNIRVLLRSDKGIANFSDRSLLKNLGHWLGMLTLARNQPILYVDLDLKALLLEAYHKGQQELLYVVPFVAKVLESCAKSVVFRPPNPWSMALMNVLAELHQEPDLKLNLKFEIEVLCKNLSLDITDLKPSLYLKDPEKLRTIEFQLSQPKPNKEPANVIPVNQAVVQAPQIQMMPPQPPMIPIEDMSGTVPTPTSGMIPNDPSMMGVLGLPEPRFNYLDVNVSSTSAFGQKICFNPHIILFQNYPHLKQFVKPAIERSIQEWIHPVVDRSIKYALTTCEQIIRKDFAFDPDEVRMRTCAHHMMRNLTAGMAMITCREQIISTISTNLKAAFITALIPTTPQQDIIESAAAVLATENMELACAFIQKTAVEKALPELDKRLMNDYEMRKIARQEGRRYYDPMVLTYQTERIPERVRLRVGGPTDLQISVYEEFACNIPGFMPVRDAGMFIPKPSAQEQIPQMTFSQVMNPTQVYGTDEMGTLITTAELFLSNALTVPLFAVQATNTHTLLECLIIARRNRDIVSGYTLLQRAVEGLLDGHIVQPGTNPEHAEMMTRYRDIHLRVLKLLEDARVYGHAWTTKQITYCVTECRDELRYNLEAIDCLVRNHLINLPQYDLALAHLMDNGNNYLAVAFAMQLVQLYLVDDRNNLYATESDLYHTTETLVRMMSHSRQPPPEGLATLIETIRINQDPSTYLGERSPLGPTAHIHNGILQVRARDYEDPPGLQEKTENLLREWRNVLLSPLTEIEIGQNFNIYVHRMNMNGILKSDDMITRFFRIATQMCIENVYQLLTEDRMNPPPVPPKREKYYAICDSFIKLVSLLIKNTADGGNPTPKLNLLNKILGIIAGCLLQDHEEHGANFQQLPYHRLLLILFLDMNMAEPVLESMNYQVLTAFCHTLRIIRPSVAPGFCYAWLEIVAHRAFVNRVLAVTPQQKGWGMYSTLLIDLFKFLDPFLRNTELATPVMMLYKGTLKVLLVLLHDFPEFLCDYHYGFCDEIPPNCIQMRNLILSAFPRNMRLPDPFTPNLKVDLLAEITLPPRAVINYATIIPSSQFKKDLDAYIKARAPVTFLSELRSNMQVVNEPGRRYNSQLMNAVVLYVGTQAIAHIRSKGQTPNMSTIAHSAHMDIFQNFTVDFDYEGRYLFLNAIANQLRYPNSHTHYFSCCLLYLFAEANSEAVQEQITRMLLERLIVNRPHPWGLLITFIELIKNPIYKFWSHEFVHCAPEIEKLFASVARSCIADKAGGGERELTE from the exons ATGAACCTGGACCCTTTAACGTTTAGCTTATCACAAATCAATTATCTCGTTGCAAATTTAAGTAAGAAGAATTTCAAGCAAACTAGTCAAGAGTTGTCCCAG ATTGTCAGTCTCTATGGCTTGGAAGCAGAGAATCAACTGCTGAGGTGTCTGCTTACTGAGGCGGCGAAGACATCGTGGGACAACGACCGTCCAGGGACTGCGTTCAGTGTTCACGCGACTCTACTAGCGCAGCATCTGGCGTCGCTTCTGAATCATCCTGCAAAGTCTACTGTGGTCTGTCGGACACTAGATCATCCAACACGATCACTACAAAAG GTATTAAAACCTGCCAACACACTCCTTACTCGACTCGCAAGATTGCTGAAATTGACTACGGCCCAAGATGTTGCTTTCTCATTGGTGTTGAGAAGAAATTCATCAAAGCCTGAGATTGTTTCTCTTGCTAAAAACCACTTGAAGAAACGGTTTTTAGACTTTGTTCAGTGCTATCTTGACGCAG AACGCGGACATCAAGTTGAGCGTGCAGGTCTTCAGGAATGCAGCCCTGAAGTTTTGCAAACTCTCTTAACTAGCCTCGCTTACGACAATTTTCGGCTAGCCGCAGTTACTAAGGACCTATTTTTGAAACGTTTACGCATTGACTTTCCACGTGAAGTAGTGCCTATAGTGTTAGCGCCGCTACTTTACCCTGACGATACACAAACACCCCTCGAGGAAATGACCACATCTGACGACATGGCAGCAGCTATGATGGACAACTCACTAGCGGAAATAATTCGAGATATTGGCTATACATTTACAGCTTCAGTAGAAGACTGCAAAAACAACATGATTAATTTCGGAGCGCGGGAGCCAACGGCTATCGACATAGCTAGAATAATTTCAATGATGGTGAGATACCATGCCACACTACCAGAAGGCCCGCAAATCCAAACGCCTGGAAATTATTGGATGAACCACGAAGCGAAGAAAGAAGCCATTGCGCATGGACACCCAGAGACATGGAATGTTGAAATTTTTGTACAAACATTAAAAGAGTTAGCTTCTAATTTAAACTGGAAAGAGGTCATTTTACAACTAGACCATCAAGAATTTATTGTTCCTGACAGACAAGGTTTAAGTTTACTCTTCACGATTTTGCGATTAGGTCTTCAGAGCGCCGGTTATCCAGCCAACATATTTCCCGTAGAATATCTATGTCGAAGATGGACAAATTTAGAAGGTCAAATGAGCTTGATCACTAATATCCTCAAACACCCAGACATATTTAGTTTTGCAGATCATCCCTTCCATCCAGTTTCGATTGATCTGTTAAAATCCCCACCTGAAACTGATAATAAGGAAATATCGACATGGCGCTGTCTTTACTTGGTGGAACTTTTACTGTACGCATCAGAACGTGGCTACTACATGCAAGTTCACGAATTATTTAAGTTTCCTCTTCAACACTGTCCTGATATTTTAATTCTTGCTCTATTACAAATAAACCCACCAGTAACAGTATTCAGACAGGAATTATTAACAATGCTCATTCCAATTTTTCTTGGCAACCATCCTAATTCAGGTATAATTTTACAACACGCGTGGCATTCACAAAATCCTAATATAAAGCCAATAATTATGCACGCTATGGCCGATTGGTACATTCGCGGCGAAAGCGATCAATCAAAACTATCGAGAATATTGGATGTCGCACAAGATCTGAAGGCATTGTCCTTGCTGTTGAATGTCCAGTCTTTTCCGTTTGTCATAGATTTAGCGTGCTTAgcatcccgaagagagtattTGAAATTGGACAAATGGCTGACGGATAAAATACGTGATCATGGTGAGACTTTCGTTTCAGCGATGGTTAAGTTTCTTCAGCGACGATGCCCGCAAGTACTCGGCAAAGTGCCAGACGAGCAACTGCCTAAAGCCGCTCAGTTGCCCCCAGAAACTATTGGCACAATGTTGGCATGCTTGCAATTATGTATTCCTAATGTACAGCAAGAGCTACAGGAAGcgatttataatgttatagcTAATTGTCAGACATTGATATTGAGCAAAGCAAGACCAGGTATACCGGGCATTGCCCGTCCGCATACAAGAGTATTAGAGACACCTTTTAACCCTGCTGGTTTGGGTGGACAGCTGTTCACGCCACACGTAGATGCTATTGCTAATTTAACACCAAACGTCGCCAATATGACTTTAGGTGCACCAGCAAATACTGCTTTTGCCATGCCTGGCACACTAGGGCCATTGGTTACAGCTCCAGCATCGCCATCGAGACTCATGGGTGCAGGGCCAAACAGTCCTTTTGCGATGATGCAAATGCAGCATAACCCTAATGTCGCTAATATGTCTGCTCTTGCCAGAATGCCTCCTGTACCCGCAATGGACAAACCTCGTTTACCGGATCCTATTCACTTCCCAGAAATTATGCATAATGTGTCCAAGGAAATCGAAGATGAAGCTAACAGCTACTTCCAAAGGATATACAATCATCCTCCACATCCGACTCTGTCGATAGACGAGGTATTAGAAATGTTAAAGAAGTTCCAAGACTCATCAAATAAAAGAGAACGAGAGGTGTTTTCTTGCATGCTCCGAAACCTTTTCGAAGAATACAAGTTTTTCCCGCAATACCCAGACAAAGAACTACATATTACAGCGCAATTATTTGGTGGTATAATAGAAAAGGGTCTAGTTCCTAGCTACGTATCGTTAGGGCTAGCTTTAAGATTTGTCTTAGATGCTTTACGTAAGCCGGAAGGTTCTAAAATGTACTACTTCGGTATAGCTGCTCTAGATAGATTCAAATCTCGTTTAAAGGACTATCATAAATATTGTGAACACGTTAGAGCTATACCTCATTTTAGTGAATTCCCTCCGCACTTAGTCGAATACATCGAATATGGCCTTCAGAGCCAAGAGCCACCTACTAAGCCGCAAGGAGCAGTGTTGCCAGCAAGTCTTGCCGCCATGCTGAATCAGAGCGCCGTTGTAACCGTTTCAGCACCATACAG gGCAGTCGTTTGTGTACATAATCCCATCTCGGTTATATCGAAGGTTACAAATTGCGCTGCCGGTGGTATTGGCAGTCGACCGTCTATAGCGAACGCTACAAATATTGACACACTGCTAACTGCTACGGACAGAGATGAAAAGATTAACGCTCCACCAGAAGCAATTCAAGATAAGACTGCATTTATATTCAACAATCTCAGCCAGCTAAACCTGCAAACTAAATGCGAAGAATTGAAGGAAATAATAACAGACGAATATTATCAATGGCTTTCTCAGTATCTAGTAATGAAGAGAGCTTCGATTGAGCTAAATTTTCACGCTCTGTATTCAAATTTTCTCGACGTTCTCAAAATAAGGGAAATAAATAAGATGGTTACGAAAGAAACTTACCGAAATATTAGAGTATTACTGCGATCTGATAAAGGCATAGCGAACTTCTCTGACCGATCTTTGTTGAAAAATCTCGGTCATTGGTTAGGTATGCTCACTTTAGCTCGCAACCAGCCTATCCTTTATGTAGATCTTGATCTTAAAGCACTGCTACTTGAAGCTTATCACAAGGGCCAGCAGGAGCTTCTTTACGTCGTGCCGTTTGTTGCGAAGGTCTTGGAATCCTGCGCCAAGAGCGTCGTATTCAGACCGCCGAATCCATGGTCTATGGCTCTAATGAACGTTTTGGCCGAGCTACATCAAGAACCtgatttgaaattgaatttaaagtttgaaatagaAGTGCTTTGCAAAAACTTAAGTTTGGATATAACTGATTTAAAACCATCTCTATATTTAAAGGATCCAGAAAAATTAAGGACTATCGAATTCCAACTCTCACAACCCAAACCCAATAAAGAGCCAGCTAATGTAATACCGGTTAACCAGGCCGTAGTTCAGGCTCCACAAATACAAATGATGCCTCCTCAACCGCCGATGATTCCTATCGAAGACATGTCCGGTACTGTGCCCACACCTACGAGTGGTATGATTCCCAATGATCCGAGCATGATGGGTGTTCTGGGATTGCCGGAGCCAAGATTCAACTATCTTGATGTGAATGTCTCATCAACTTCAGCTTTCGGTCAGAAAATATGTTTCAATCCGCATATAATTCTCTTCCAAAACTATCCTCATTTGAAGCAGTTTGTGAAACCTGCTATCGAGAGGTCGATTCAGGAATGGATTCATCCAGTTGTCGATCGGTCTATCAAGTATGCCTTGACGACTTGCGAGCAGATTATAAGGAAGGACTTTGCGTTTGACCCTGACGAGGTGCGCATGCGCACGTGCGCTCATCACATGATGCGGAATCTTACCGCCGGGATGGCTATGATCACTTGCCGCGAACAGATCATCAGCACGATAAGCACTAACTTGAAAGCTGCTTTTATCACTGCCCTGATACCAACCACTCCTCAACAG GATATCATAGAAAGTGCAGCAGCAGTTCTTGCTACAGAAAATATGGAGCTCGCTTGCGCTTTCATACAAAAGACGGCCGTCGAAAAGGCATTACCTGAACTCGATAAGAGGCTAATGAACGACTACGAAATGAGAAAAATCGCCCGACAGGAAGGGCGCAGATACTACGACCCGATGGTATTGACTTACCAAACTGAACGCATACCCGAGAGGGTGCGACTGCGTGTCGGCGGTCCCACAGACCTGCAGATTTCAGTTTATGAAGAGTTTGCGTGTAACATCCCTGGGTTTATGCCCGTTCGTGATGCGGGAATGTTTATTCCTAAGCCCTCAGCGCAGGAGCAAATACCGCAGATGACATTTAGCCAAGTAATGAATCCGACACAA gtgTACGGTACTGATGAAATGGGCACTCTTATAACAACAGCGGAACTGTTCCTGTCCAATGCGTTGACGGTTCCATTATTCGCGGTCCAGGCGACCAACACTCATACTTTGCTGGAGTGTCTTATCATAGCGAGACGTAACCGGGACATCGTATCTGGCTACACACTGTTGCAACGA GCTGTTGAAGGTCTCCTTGATGGCCACATTGTCCAACCTGGGACAAACCCTGAACATGCGGAGATGATGACTCGCTACCGTGACATTCACCTTCGAGTCCTGAAACTGTTGGAAGATGCTAGAGTTTATGGTCATGCCTGGACCACCAAACAAATAACGTACTGCGTCACCGAATGTCGGGATGAGTTGCGTTATAATCTGGAAGCGATAGATTGCCTTGTCAGGAATCATCTTATCAATTTGCCACAG TACGATCTTGCTCTGGCACATCTTATGGATAACGGGAACAACTATTTGGCTGTTGCCTTTGCCATGCAGCTGGTACAACTCTACCTCGTTGACGATAGGAACAATTTGTACGCTACTGAATCAGACTTGTACCACACTACGGAGACTCTCGTGAGGATGATGTCCCACTCCAGACAGCCGCCACCAGAGGGCCTAGCGACCCTCATCGAAACGATCAGAATTAACCAGGATCCAAGCACATATCTTGGTGAACGTTCTCCATTGGGACCAACTGCCCATATTCATAATGGAATCCTGCAAGTACGA gcCCGAGATTACGAAGATCCACCCGGTCTCCAAGAGAAGACTGAAAATCTCCTTCGTGAATGGAGGAACGTACTCCTGAGTCCGCTCACAGAAATCGAGATCGGACAGAACTTCAACATTTACGTTCACCGAATGAACATGAACGGTATACTCAAGTCAGACGACATGATCACCCGCTTCTTCCGTATCGCAACACAGATGTGCATCGAGAATGTGTACCAGCTGCTAACCGAGGATAGGATGAACCCACCACCGGTGCCTCCGAAGAGGGAGAAGTACTACGCTATATGCGACTCCTTCATCAAGCTCGTGTCACTTTTGATCAAGAATACTGCGGATGGTGGCAACCCTACACCAAAGCTTAATTTGCTTAATAAG ATCCTGGGCATCATCGCTGGGTGTCTACTCCAGGACCATGAAGAGCATGGCGCCAACTTCCAACAGCTCCCTTACCACCGTCTATTGCTCATACTGTTCCTTGATATGAACATGGCCGAGCCAGTCTTAGAATCTATGAACTATCAG GTTCTAACAGCATTCTGCCACACCCTCCGCATAATCCGTCCGAGCGTGGCACCGGGTTTCTGCTATGCCTGGCTGGAAATTGTGGCGCACAGGGCTTTCGTCAACAGGGTGTTAGCCGTCACACCGCAACAGaag GGCTGGGGAATGTATTCGACGCTGCTTATCGACCTTTTCAAGTTCCTCGATCCGTTCCTACGTAACACGGAACTGGCGACGCCCGTTATGATGCTATACAAAGGAACCCTCAAAGTCTTACTCGTTTTACTCCACGATTTTCCCGAGTTTCTGTGCGACTACCACTATGGCTTCTGTGATGAGATACCGCCAAATTGCATCCAAATGAGGAATCTCATCCTGTCAGCCTTCCCGAGGAACATGCGGCTACCCGATCCTTTCACGCCGAATTTGAAAGTGGATCTGTTGGCCGAAATCACGCTACCCCCTCGTGCAGTTATAAACTACGCTACGATTATACCGTCGTCGCAGTTTAAGAAGGATCTGGACGCGTATATCAAGGCCAGAGCGCCAGTCACGTTCCTATCGGAGCTGCGTAGTAACATGCAG GTGGTGAATGAGCCAGGCCGCAGATACAACAGCCAGCTGATGAATGCCGTGGTGCTGTACGTCGGCACTCAGGCTATCGCTCACATTAGATCGAAGGGGCAGACCCCGAACATGTCAACCATAGCCCATTCAGCGCACATGGATATTTTCCAAAACTTCACCGTAGACTTTGACTACGAAGGGAG GTACCTATTCCTGAACGCGATCGCAAACCAGCTACGCTATCCGAATAGCCACACTCATTACTTCAGCTGTTGCCTGCTGTACTTGTTCGCGGAGGCGAACTCTGAGGCTGTACAGGAGCAGATTACGAGGATGCTGCTAGAGAGGTTGATAGTCAACCGACCTCACCCGTGGGGTCTCCTGATCACATTCATCGAACTTATTAAGAACCCGATCTACAAGTTCTGGAGCCACGAGTTCGTACATTGCGCGCCTGAGATTGAAAA gCTGTTCGCGTCCGTGGCGCGTTCCTGCATCGCTGATAAGGCGGGAGGGGGGGAAAGGGAGCTGACCGAGTAG